Proteins from one Bradyrhizobium amphicarpaeae genomic window:
- a CDS encoding class I SAM-dependent methyltransferase has product MNKPATIDFATATAIQIPAAAAPVQALHDLVPGEARDSLLAVHDVLRRELPQGQLAIYEAGGGSCSVLPPELPGRSKVTVVDIDEDQVRNNTYADEAILGDVQTYRFGRETFDLVICYNVIEHLPHVDAALLNFRDALKRGGLILIGAPNPRSLSGIVTKYSPHWFHVWFYRHIRGIKDAGLPGEPPFPTFFHPLVTLPRLEAFATANGLEMIYRREVESPRYPEMRRRKPLFAALVDAGAAVLNTMLSRGTDVRRGDYHVILRKS; this is encoded by the coding sequence ATGAACAAGCCAGCCACGATCGATTTCGCGACAGCCACGGCGATCCAGATCCCCGCGGCCGCTGCACCCGTCCAGGCGTTGCACGATCTCGTCCCCGGCGAAGCGCGCGACAGCCTGCTCGCCGTTCACGACGTGCTGCGGCGCGAACTGCCACAAGGCCAGCTCGCCATCTATGAAGCCGGCGGCGGCTCGTGCAGCGTCCTGCCGCCGGAATTGCCTGGCCGCAGCAAGGTCACCGTCGTCGATATCGACGAGGACCAGGTCCGCAACAACACCTATGCGGATGAGGCGATCCTCGGCGACGTGCAGACCTACCGTTTCGGACGCGAGACCTTCGACCTGGTGATCTGCTACAACGTGATCGAGCATCTGCCCCATGTCGACGCCGCGCTGCTGAACTTTCGCGATGCGCTCAAGCGCGGCGGGCTGATCCTGATCGGCGCGCCCAATCCCCGCTCACTGTCCGGCATCGTCACCAAATATTCGCCGCACTGGTTTCACGTCTGGTTCTACCGGCACATCCGCGGCATCAAGGATGCCGGCCTGCCCGGCGAGCCGCCGTTTCCGACCTTCTTCCATCCGCTGGTGACGCTGCCCCGGCTCGAAGCCTTCGCGACCGCCAACGGCCTGGAGATGATCTACCGCCGTGAGGTCGAGAGCCCGCGCTATCCCGAGATGCGCCGGCGCAAGCCGCTGTTCGCGGCGCTCGTGGACGCCGGCGCGGCCGTGCTGAATACCATGTTGTCGCGTGGGACCGACGTCCGTCGCGGCGACTATCACGTCATCCTGCGGAAAAGCTGA
- a CDS encoding glycosyltransferase family 2 protein, which yields MTLIPTDLSAARISDAVRDPNREIVASSGVIDLSVGIVVCIPCFRRPQHLRLTLDSLANQRTPRSFAVVMVENDATQRESAPVAAEYLAAGRLQGVCLVEKRQGNCQAINAAFETAQALFPAATRFLMIDDDEIASPDWLELMVRTAEATGADVVGGPVLPDFDDDSKPWLSRHPAFCPAYDYSGAVPLIYGCGNCLITRSAFERFERPAFDLRFNFLGGGDCDFFVRCRDAGMIFHWTAEAVITETVPQSRTSLGWIAKRGLRIGAINYSVQHKAARTTSARARVFAQMLGRLPLSLVRSAGLLTSSKAVVAMHPVMVAIGSMLAAFGFAPKPYEASKIVS from the coding sequence ATGACATTGATCCCGACAGACCTGTCTGCCGCGCGTATCTCGGATGCCGTGCGCGATCCCAACCGGGAGATCGTGGCGAGCTCCGGGGTCATCGACCTGTCGGTCGGTATCGTGGTCTGCATTCCCTGCTTCCGCCGTCCGCAGCATCTGCGGCTGACGCTGGACTCTCTAGCGAACCAGCGGACCCCGCGTTCCTTTGCCGTCGTCATGGTCGAGAACGATGCCACGCAGCGCGAGAGCGCGCCGGTCGCCGCGGAATATCTGGCAGCCGGCAGGTTGCAGGGCGTCTGTCTGGTCGAGAAGCGGCAGGGCAATTGCCAGGCGATCAACGCTGCGTTCGAGACGGCGCAGGCGCTGTTTCCTGCCGCGACCCGCTTCCTGATGATCGACGACGACGAGATCGCATCGCCCGACTGGCTCGAGCTGATGGTACGCACCGCGGAGGCGACCGGCGCCGATGTGGTCGGCGGTCCGGTGCTGCCTGACTTCGATGACGACAGCAAGCCCTGGCTGTCGCGTCATCCCGCCTTCTGTCCCGCCTACGACTATTCCGGCGCGGTGCCGCTGATCTATGGCTGCGGCAATTGTCTGATCACGCGGTCCGCCTTCGAGCGGTTCGAGCGTCCCGCCTTCGACCTGCGCTTCAATTTCCTCGGCGGCGGCGATTGCGATTTCTTTGTGCGGTGCCGTGATGCCGGCATGATCTTCCACTGGACGGCGGAGGCGGTCATCACCGAGACCGTGCCGCAGAGCCGCACCAGCCTCGGCTGGATCGCCAAGCGCGGCCTGCGCATCGGCGCGATCAATTATAGTGTGCAGCACAAGGCCGCGCGGACCACGTCGGCGCGGGCGCGGGTGTTCGCGCAGATGCTCGGGCGACTGCCGCTCTCGCTGGTTCGGTCCGCAGGCCTGCTGACGTCGTCGAAGGCCGTGGTGGCAATGCATCCCGTGATGGTCGCGATAGGCTCCATGCTCGCGGCCTTTGGCTTTGCGCCCAAGCCCTACGAGGCCTCGAAGATCGTGTCGTGA
- a CDS encoding glycosyltransferase: MAQITAEDVLDLPATTRLVPAARQPLPSSSTWSVSVVIPAKNVAAYVGETLASALAQSEVGEVIVVDDGSTDNTAAIVRGIRDPRLRLITNDSAGVSAARNLGARYARGDWLLFLDADDRLRRGAVASLLAAARGAPRAVLVYGDYNTIDSEGHQIGRRGLLKGRRKPSGDVLTRLAAGNFIVNGGIALARAEAFRAIGGFDTSLRYCEDWHCWCRLAAIGEFEFAPKLLLDYRLHTANTMNAAVRTPKDFFPAIARVFDDGLILARLPEGTAAGLRLAAELHLITYSAMQAVRFGRYRQAFFYLGMVGRRSLKALPRAAARTALARFGI; this comes from the coding sequence GTGGCTCAGATCACCGCCGAAGACGTTCTCGATTTGCCGGCCACCACACGTCTCGTTCCGGCGGCACGCCAGCCGCTGCCATCGAGCTCGACCTGGTCGGTGTCGGTCGTCATTCCCGCCAAGAACGTCGCTGCCTATGTCGGCGAAACCCTCGCCAGCGCACTGGCGCAAAGCGAGGTGGGCGAGGTGATCGTCGTGGACGACGGGTCGACCGACAACACCGCCGCCATCGTCCGAGGCATTCGCGATCCGCGGCTGCGCCTGATCACCAATGATTCCGCCGGCGTATCGGCGGCGCGCAATCTCGGTGCACGATATGCCCGCGGCGACTGGCTGCTCTTCCTCGATGCCGACGACCGCCTTCGCCGTGGCGCAGTGGCGTCATTGCTCGCGGCGGCACGCGGGGCTCCGCGGGCGGTGCTCGTCTATGGCGATTACAACACGATCGACAGCGAGGGACACCAGATCGGCCGACGCGGCCTGCTGAAGGGGCGCCGGAAGCCGTCCGGCGACGTGCTGACGCGGCTCGCCGCCGGCAATTTCATCGTCAACGGCGGCATCGCGCTCGCACGCGCAGAAGCCTTCCGGGCCATCGGCGGTTTCGACACCTCGCTCAGATATTGCGAGGATTGGCATTGCTGGTGCCGCCTGGCAGCGATCGGCGAGTTCGAATTCGCGCCGAAACTGCTGCTCGATTATCGCCTGCACACCGCCAACACCATGAACGCCGCGGTGCGGACGCCGAAGGATTTCTTTCCGGCCATCGCGCGGGTGTTCGACGACGGGCTGATCCTGGCACGCCTGCCCGAGGGCACCGCGGCCGGACTGCGCCTCGCCGCCGAACTTCACCTCATCACTTACTCAGCGATGCAGGCGGTTCGCTTCGGCCGGTATCGCCAAGCCTTTTTCTATCTCGGAATGGTCGGCCGGCGCTCGCTCAAGGCGTTGCCGCGCGCCGCGGCCAGGACCGCCCTCGCCCGCTTCGGTATCTGA
- a CDS encoding glycosyltransferase, with the protein MPAKTFEHDPDAMILNLFYEDKDDRWFPGDRHLRRVARRLLLGEPRMSGQLRVFLNLCAGLDRLGIRYRVNDYGYIAQHPEELACIIGRTFLLDKFTWKNPILLGVAAHNHPLDDPDLFKRLPVKKVVVPGPWYVDMYRPYWPETEAWPVGIDTDLWAPSHASRKTVDVLIYDKVHWDRERYAPELIELVHARLRKEGRSFTELRYGSYKEEEYQEALARSRAMIFLCQNESQGIAYQQALSCGVPVFAWDPGGPWRDPDYYPHRVQFAPVSSVPYWDERCGAKFIDVAGFEAGWESFWEGCAAGVFDPRGYVLDSLTLEQRALQYYEIARSIVRRPAAQTPERPGDERSTGLSPELELHRRQQVP; encoded by the coding sequence GTGCCCGCTAAGACGTTCGAACACGACCCCGATGCGATGATCCTCAACCTCTTCTACGAGGACAAGGACGATCGCTGGTTCCCCGGCGACCGGCATCTGCGGCGCGTCGCGCGCCGCCTGCTGCTCGGCGAGCCGCGCATGAGCGGCCAGCTTCGCGTGTTCCTCAATCTCTGTGCGGGACTCGACCGGCTCGGCATCCGCTACCGCGTCAACGATTACGGCTACATCGCGCAGCATCCCGAAGAGCTCGCCTGCATCATCGGCCGCACCTTCCTGCTCGACAAGTTCACGTGGAAGAACCCGATCCTGCTCGGCGTCGCCGCGCACAATCATCCGCTCGACGACCCCGATCTGTTCAAGCGCCTGCCGGTGAAGAAGGTCGTGGTGCCCGGCCCCTGGTACGTCGACATGTACCGGCCGTATTGGCCCGAAACGGAGGCCTGGCCGGTCGGCATCGACACCGATCTGTGGGCGCCGTCGCACGCGTCTCGGAAGACGGTCGATGTGCTGATCTACGACAAGGTCCATTGGGACCGCGAGCGCTATGCGCCGGAGCTGATCGAACTCGTCCATGCCCGCCTGCGCAAGGAGGGCCGCTCCTTCACTGAGCTGCGCTATGGCAGCTACAAGGAGGAAGAATATCAGGAAGCGCTGGCGCGTTCGCGCGCGATGATCTTCCTGTGCCAGAACGAGAGCCAGGGCATCGCCTATCAGCAGGCCTTGTCGTGCGGCGTGCCGGTTTTCGCCTGGGATCCGGGCGGCCCGTGGCGGGACCCCGATTACTATCCGCACCGCGTGCAGTTCGCGCCGGTGTCGTCGGTGCCGTATTGGGACGAGCGCTGCGGGGCCAAGTTCATCGACGTCGCGGGCTTCGAGGCGGGGTGGGAAAGTTTCTGGGAAGGATGTGCCGCGGGCGTGTTCGATCCGCGCGGCTATGTCCTGGACAGTCTCACGCTGGAGCAACGCGCGCTGCAATATTACGAGATCGCGCGCAGCATCGTGCGCCGACCGGCGGCGCAGACGCCCGAAAGGCCCGGCGATGAACGTTCAACGGGGCTGAGCCCGGAGCTGGAGCTTCACCGGCGTCAGCAGGTGCCTTGA